From Patescibacteria group bacterium, one genomic window encodes:
- a CDS encoding GerMN domain-containing protein: MKKTLKIFGVVAFILLVIFIFTFFIGRSADSWLCKNGEWVKIGEPDYLPEGFCGNKKITGEDEIICQSFLPENCPEKCVVCPPCPECSSLSCQTEEFCAELGIGREWYENIRNQIKSFSECVAAGNAVMESYPRQCRAGNRTFTENIGNELEKIDLIRIDSPRPNQIVESPLLITGQARGNWFFEADFPVILLNNKGETIASAIATAKDSPADEGGAGWMTEDFVPFEAKLEFFDAIGGRGELVLKKDNPSGLPENDDALRVPIIFGGTEEKIKIKVYFNNNRLDPEFSCNKVFPAEREVIKTEAIARAALEELLKGATEEEKEEGFFTSINSGVEVQSLTIKDGMAKVDFDEQLEFQVGGSCRVSAISAQIRETLKQFSTVDEVIISINGRTEDILQP, encoded by the coding sequence ATGAAAAAAACATTAAAAATTTTTGGAGTTGTCGCTTTTATTTTGTTGGTTATTTTTATTTTTACATTTTTTATCGGCCGGTCGGCGGATTCCTGGCTTTGTAAAAACGGAGAGTGGGTGAAAATAGGGGAGCCGGACTATTTGCCCGAAGGATTCTGCGGAAACAAAAAAATAACCGGGGAGGACGAAATTATTTGCCAATCATTTCTTCCGGAAAATTGCCCTGAAAAATGCGTAGTTTGTCCGCCCTGCCCGGAATGCAGTTCCCTAAGCTGCCAAACGGAAGAGTTTTGCGCCGAGCTTGGCATAGGCAGGGAGTGGTATGAAAACATAAGAAATCAAATAAAAAGTTTTTCCGAGTGCGTGGCCGCTGGCAACGCGGTAATGGAAAGCTATCCGCGGCAATGCCGGGCCGGCAACCGGACTTTTACGGAAAATATCGGCAATGAGCTGGAAAAAATTGATTTAATCAGGATTGATTCGCCCCGGCCCAATCAAATTGTGGAAAGCCCTCTGCTTATAACCGGGCAGGCGCGGGGCAATTGGTTTTTTGAGGCTGATTTTCCCGTGATTTTGCTTAATAATAAAGGGGAAACCATCGCTTCGGCGATTGCCACGGCTAAAGATAGCCCCGCCGATGAAGGCGGGGCAGGTTGGATGACGGAAGATTTCGTGCCGTTTGAAGCGAAACTGGAATTTTTCGACGCTATCGGAGGGAGGGGAGAGCTTGTCTTAAAAAAGGACAATCCTTCGGGCTTGCCGGAAAATGATGACGCTTTAAGAGTGCCGATAATTTTCGGCGGAACAGAGGAGAAGATAAAAATAAAAGTTTATTTTAATAACAATAGACTGGATCCGGAATTTTCCTGCAATAAAGTTTTTCCAGCGGAGAGAGAAGTGATAAAAACCGAAGCTATTGCCCGGGCCGCCCTGGAAGAATTATTAAAGGGCGCGACCGAGGAAGAAAAAGAGGAAGGATTTTTTACGAGCATTAATTCCGGAGTTGAAGTCCAAAGTTTGACCATCAAAGACGGGATGGCTAAGGTTGATTTTGACGAACAGCTGGAATTTCAAGTCGGCGGTTCCTGCCGGGTGTCGGCGATTAGCGCCCAAATCAGGGAAACTCTAAAACAATTTTCAACAGTTGATGAAGTTATCATTTCAATCAATGGCCGGACCGAAGACATTTTACAGCCCTGA
- a CDS encoding GreA/GreB family elongation factor produces the protein MQVPIRKAGKYTNLKPDAHLTLEKLAELKIKLEKLRGVRPRLARDVKELSTTGDFSENAGYQMAKGRLRGINQRILDLEEMIKNAVIIKPKKSGVVELGSTVIAEVAGKEKKYKILGSSETDPERGVISHNSAVGRGLLGRRAGETVKIKLGNKEVVYKVIKIE, from the coding sequence ATGCAAGTACCTATAAGGAAAGCGGGAAAATATACGAATTTAAAGCCGGATGCTCATCTAACTCTGGAAAAATTGGCTGAATTGAAAATTAAACTGGAAAAATTGAGAGGAGTCCGGCCGCGTTTGGCCCGTGACGTGAAAGAATTGTCCACAACCGGGGATTTCTCTGAAAATGCGGGTTATCAGATGGCCAAAGGCAGGCTGCGCGGAATTAACCAGCGGATTTTGGATTTGGAAGAAATGATAAAAAACGCCGTGATTATCAAGCCGAAAAAAAGCGGCGTGGTGGAACTGGGTAGCACCGTAATTGCGGAAGTGGCCGGAAAAGAGAAAAAATATAAAATTCTCGGCTCATCCGAAACCGACCCGGAAAGGGGAGTGATTTCGCATAATTCGGCCGTGGGTCGCGGGCTTCTTGGCCGGCGGGCAGGCGAAACGGTAAAAATTAAATTAGGCAATAAGGAAGTTGTTTATAAAGTTATAAAAATAGAGTAA
- a CDS encoding tryptophan-rich sensory protein yields MNYKRLIISLLLPQLAGLIGSVFTAPAIPGWYAGLARPPFSPPNWVFAPAWITLYLLMGLAVFFIWQKESESEKEKSAVNLFWLNLFFNAIWSPIFFGLKNPGLAFVNIVIILIFIIILIIKFWPIRKLSAYLLIPYLAWVSFASCLNYYIWILN; encoded by the coding sequence ATGAATTACAAACGTCTAATAATTTCCCTGCTTTTGCCCCAATTAGCCGGATTAATCGGCTCTGTTTTTACGGCTCCGGCCATACCGGGCTGGTACGCCGGATTGGCCAGGCCTCCTTTTTCTCCGCCGAATTGGGTTTTTGCCCCTGCCTGGATCACTCTTTATTTACTGATGGGGCTGGCTGTTTTTTTTATCTGGCAAAAGGAATCTGAAAGCGAAAAAGAAAAATCAGCCGTTAACCTTTTTTGGCTGAACTTGTTTTTTAACGCCATCTGGTCACCGATATTTTTCGGGCTTAAGAATCCGGGCTTGGCTTTTGTTAACATTGTAATAATCTTGATTTTTATTATTATTTTGATTATAAAGTTTTGGCCGATTAGAAAGTTGTCCGCCTACCTTCTTATCCCGTATCTGGCCTGGGTGAGTTTTGCCTCCTGCTTAAATTATTATATCTGGATCCTGAATTGA
- a CDS encoding cold shock domain-containing protein produces the protein MQGTIKKLTDKNFGFISQEGGDDLFFHANSLDGISFDQLREGDAVTFEVEKTPKGNAAVSVKKA, from the coding sequence ATGCAAGGAACTATCAAAAAATTGACTGACAAAAACTTCGGTTTTATCAGCCAAGAAGGCGGTGACGATTTATTTTTTCACGCCAACAGCTTGGATGGCATCAGCTTCGACCAATTGAGAGAAGGCGATGCCGTTACCTTTGAGGTTGAAAAAACCCCGAAAGGAAACGCCGCTGTAAGTGTTAAAAAAGCTTAA
- a CDS encoding DUF4365 domain-containing protein encodes MSEKKYSTKNKIGNKGVAYLEYLMEDYCLFNKIEESKDIGFDVWCEWVFNEEPTGVPFFIQVKTHKQITDSREIKIEKIKKSRLNLLDEVKITNIKKIEPATLNYWKKQGCPVYLFVIIENEKPPLCFYKRFTPILHFDKDQNSQIFYHAGSENFLAYANDKGGGGFARDLFIDSIRCNYKKGSLDYFNPRLLGLNQFPEDEKTVFGDVAQEYKKNIESNIEKLQRLGYKIIDVGGSDYTKSKIFTASTSSTSSTESIIPSAPPEGDNEEWAS; translated from the coding sequence ATGAGTGAGAAAAAATATTCAACTAAAAATAAAATCGGCAATAAAGGAGTCGCATATTTAGAGTATTTGATGGAAGATTACTGTTTATTCAATAAAATTGAAGAGTCGAAAGACATTGGTTTTGACGTGTGGTGTGAATGGGTTTTTAATGAAGAGCCAACTGGGGTGCCTTTCTTTATTCAGGTTAAAACGCATAAACAGATTACTGATAGTCGTGAAATAAAAATTGAAAAAATCAAAAAGAGTAGATTAAATTTATTAGATGAAGTTAAAATTACAAATATTAAAAAGATCGAACCTGCAACATTGAACTATTGGAAAAAGCAAGGATGCCCAGTATATTTATTTGTTATAATTGAAAATGAAAAACCTCCTCTTTGTTTTTACAAACGCTTTACCCCCATTTTGCATTTCGATAAAGACCAAAATTCTCAAATTTTTTATCACGCTGGTAGTGAAAATTTTTTAGCATATGCAAATGACAAAGGAGGGGGTGGCTTCGCAAGAGATTTATTTATTGATAGTATAAGATGCAACTACAAGAAAGGTTCATTGGATTACTTTAATCCTAGATTACTTGGTCTAAATCAATTTCCCGAAGATGAAAAAACTGTATTTGGTGATGTTGCGCAAGAGTATAAAAAGAATATTGAATCCAACATTGAAAAACTACAACGCTTAGGGTATAAAATAATCGATGTTGGGGGTAGCGATTATACAAAAAGTAAAATTTTTACTGCAAGTACCTCTAGTACTTCAAGTACTGAATCTATTATTCCAAGTGCCCCGCCAGAGGGTGATAATGAGGAATGGGCGAGTTGA
- the arsM gene encoding arsenite methyltransferase, whose translation MKDDNKTKKIIKKHYSKIAAGGCCSCGCQADNEQIAKSIGYSDEEIKLAGEANLGLGCGNPTGLGEIKEGEIVLDLGSGAGFDCFLAARKVGRSGKVIGVDMTQEMIDRARASAKKHGYKNVEFKLGDIENLPIKDDSIDVVISNCVVNLAPDKPKVFKEVYRALKKGGRMYISDIVLLKNLSPEQRKNKELIAGCVGGALLRDEYLKIIKDAGFKVKVLSEDKDISKRQYQSIPLESLKVEAKK comes from the coding sequence ATGAAAGACGACAATAAAACCAAAAAAATCATTAAAAAGCATTATAGTAAAATTGCCGCCGGCGGTTGTTGCAGTTGCGGTTGCCAGGCGGATAATGAACAAATCGCTAAAAGCATCGGTTATTCAGACGAGGAAATAAAGCTGGCCGGTGAAGCTAATCTCGGCTTGGGTTGCGGCAACCCGACCGGCTTGGGCGAAATCAAGGAGGGAGAGATTGTTTTAGATTTGGGCTCCGGCGCCGGATTTGATTGTTTTTTGGCGGCCAGAAAAGTCGGCCGGTCAGGAAAAGTAATCGGCGTGGATATGACCCAAGAGATGATTGACAGGGCCAGAGCCAGCGCCAAGAAGCATGGTTATAAGAACGTGGAGTTCAAGTTGGGAGATATAGAAAATCTGCCTATCAAGGATGATTCTATTGACGTGGTTATTAGTAATTGCGTGGTTAATCTTGCTCCGGACAAACCAAAAGTATTCAAAGAAGTTTATCGGGCGCTTAAAAAAGGGGGGCGGATGTATATTTCAGACATTGTTTTGTTGAAAAATCTCTCGCCCGAGCAGAGAAAAAACAAAGAATTGATAGCCGGGTGCGTTGGCGGCGCCCTTCTTCGCGATGAATATTTAAAAATTATTAAAGATGCCGGTTTTAAAGTAAAGGTTTTATCAGAAGACAAAGATATCAGCAAAAGGCAATATCAGAGCATACCGCTTGAAAGCCTGAAAGTTGAGGCCAAAAAGTAA